From the genome of Motilibacter aurantiacus, one region includes:
- the pyrR gene encoding bifunctional pyr operon transcriptional regulator/uracil phosphoribosyltransferase PyrR, which produces MPAAAAPAEPGREPDVRTVLTAAEIDRSLSRIAHEVLERGKGGADLVLLGIPTRGVALARRLAARIESFEGSPVPVGSLDVTMYRDDLRLRPARALERTEIPPSGVDGKLVVLVDDVLFSGRTVRAALTALDDVGRPRAVQLAVLVDRGHRELPIRADYVGKNIPTSLRESVQVRLAEHDGADGVLLRPTGGAQ; this is translated from the coding sequence CTGCCCGCGGCCGCGGCCCCCGCCGAGCCCGGGCGTGAGCCCGACGTACGCACCGTCCTGACCGCCGCCGAGATCGACCGCTCCCTCTCGCGCATCGCGCACGAGGTCCTCGAGCGGGGCAAGGGCGGCGCCGACCTCGTCCTGCTCGGCATCCCGACCCGAGGCGTCGCCCTGGCCCGCCGGCTGGCCGCCCGGATCGAGAGCTTCGAGGGCAGCCCGGTCCCCGTCGGCAGCCTCGACGTGACGATGTACCGCGACGACCTCCGGCTGCGGCCCGCCCGCGCCCTCGAGCGCACCGAGATTCCCCCGTCGGGGGTCGACGGCAAGCTGGTCGTGCTCGTCGACGACGTGCTCTTCTCCGGCCGCACCGTCCGCGCGGCGCTCACCGCGCTGGACGACGTGGGACGCCCGCGCGCCGTGCAGCTCGCGGTCCTCGTCGACCGCGGCCACCGCGAGCTCCCGATCCGGGCCGACTACGTCGGCAAGAACATCCCCACCTCGCTGCGGGAGAGCGTGCAGGTCCGGCTGGCCGAGCACGACGGCGCGGACGGGGTCCTGCTCCGCCCGACGGGAGGCGCGCAGTGA